The DNA sequence ttcaagtcaagaaaaacacaccaaataaatgccagacaattgaaatattgggtttgtggcagcatcatgtcctgtacttaccacacctatcctttaattcgatggaaagggcaaaaatcggcgatatttagcatctttctcctttgattcgtacagtttgtacggcaaaacgtaagtgtcacactttggcgggttagtacgtcagtgaaattcaaatccgaccaatcagatagcttgTTAGCGtctcaatatatagagggagtgaagaATAgtctaacctaaccctaaccccaacttaagcctaaccctaaccctaaccctaactcaAGCCTAAGCCTAGCCCTAACCATCGAAactacgtatcaacaaacaaaaaaaaacaaataaataaacaaacaaacaaataaataaactgctctttattgacaaatattaacaaaacagcttttcgctgtttattaaaaataacaaataaacaaatatgaacacatacacacaaacagacacaaataaacaacaagtacGAGTCCCCTGTGGTTGTTGTAGCCTATAAAAAGGCTGCCGCTTGATCCTTCTCCTCCGTTCGCCTCATCTTCTCCTGGCTCTATTGGCACGTAACGTAACTGGTACAGTGTGAAATCGATTAGGTCATGCTGATACCGGGAGGACAGCtagtaagggatggaccattagaccttgggagggggggtggtcacaatgaaattgtgaaaattttttttttactattgtaaatttctgaaattttttttttccaattgagattagctgtgcaaattttttttttcagagtaaattttcagatttataattttttttagttcgtcgctgcctgaagataaagagggcaaagatgtggtgccaagcaccacaagcggccacgcaagtggtcacgggggggggggaggtcaggagggggtgtccccctcctgccgttggagcttttgaaaatagagattaaaatggtgttatttggtggcacttggggagtatttttgcggggggaggtcaggagggggtgtccccctcctgccgttggagcttttgaaaaatagagattaaaatggtgttatttggtggcacttggggagtatttttgcggggggaggtcaggagggggtgtcccccctcctgctgttggagcttttgaaaaatagagattaaaatggtgttatttggtggcactttgggagcatttttttcggattacacatcttcctctgaaacatggtcttcttgctcctcagtagcttcctatagttttgaaaattgacttttttggtttcctggcttccctttctactgcgtggtgaaatgcctacattcaccccaccaaacatcatgcatatctcatgatttacaattgattttgacaagctgagaagctaaaataagctaaataatatagttaaatttgcatatttgtgtttttagagcaattgttgtccttttttgatcaaaacatctatttctctgtagcagcatgtccaaattgattggatgtgtatagatgtgttgaaatttcaatatttgtctttttaatttTAGGGCgttttatgccattcatggtcaaaaaatctgtattctctgaaagggcttgtccgacttctttgaaatttgctacacaaaaacgattattcatgcagatttattcagtatttgctatcgagaaactttcaaagttcaacccttttgtgtgtttttgtgtttggatttgttggatagatggcattctacgtagtgtattgttgaatgttaaaacatgtgttgctgttgttttttgaggctgttttttgagaaaaaagaattgaaaatgcctttttaaaagcaaaataatacaaaataattgatatgttgttttatcattattgacgtgtttctacttgttcacccattcttgcattcatcattgcaataaaatgctgtgaaaaaaatgaaactgatgtggcctgcatctgtttaccttgatcttaaaaggcaaatacaactttctgtcttgacaaccataccatagtttcaatgttttacctagtgtacctgcttgggttgtacgcaggaaacaagtagaaaacaggctctataatttcataatgttcaagtgatcagaatacaaaagtcctgaaaagataagataatcacaacttccagtataagggatacagtcactctaaatatataaattaaaactaaaaatgtgccgggaggatgtactaaaaaatacagaaagttgctttctgtcggtaaaatctaaaaaaaattcaaaattttaaagacttttgcagatttttttttacgcctttgtcttcttatttattttttttttattttgcaaactagtttgaagatttttttttcctaactttctgctctgaaaatttttttttctgtttttgaccacccccctcccaagatctaatggtccgtccctaagtaTTTTCGTCTCAGCCTAGCCGGATCTCAGAAGACGTAGACATCTGCTCACCATGGAGTCGTGAGGAGTACTGACGGGTTCCTCCTTTGAACCCCATTTTTGTTTACCCATTCGCCGAAACGCTGGCGACACGCCATTATACGGAAGCTGTAAGTTAGAAACACGTTCTGTGGTCGTCCGGAACACGTCAAATGTTTCGTCTacatacgtcaatatacgttgGAAGTAAGTTCGATATAGGTTCCGAGCACGTTACCCATAGGCTAAAATTTACGTTTTCGGTACGCTAGACAATTCTCAACGCATTTCGACTTACGAGTAACTTACAAGTAACGTGTGTGAACGTGTGTCGACATACGTCGAAACGTTTTGTGCGTGCACAAAATTTTTCGACGACCTTGTCGTACTACGACGTATACCAGCGTGGTTCAGCGTGCTCTTAACTTatacaaaacttacccataacgTATTCGACGTACGTCCAGCGTATTCGCCAAATTTTTCATACGTtggcatacgctggctaaatcgtcaatTTGTGACAGGGCCATAAAGTCTGTATAATCTATTCTAAAATCACATTTCAAAGATAGTGGTAACGATCTAGTGCCGACAGGAACAATCATGATATTGTAACACGGGTACGGAAACGCAATATCTTATTGTACAGTTATGATAAAAATTCTGTGACACAGCATATACCGTCATAGAGTGGATATGGGACTCATGGGGCCTGCTCCTCGCCTTTTAATTGCGAGGGACAAACAGAGCCATAGCATGCTAAATTGTGAATAAAGAAGCCCTTTTTGCTTTGATCTTTAATAAACAGGaatttaaagccccattagGTGTATGTTTTTGCAGATTTTCCGATATGATGGTTTGATATCAGATGCAACTTATATAAAAGTGCTTACCGAAGTGTGACCACAGAACCTCTTTCGAATATTGGCGATGAAAACATTAGATTTTAAACATCttagattttaaaaactttatAATATTTCAGTTACAACTCAAACATGGCCGGCGCATATATACACGTGTTTTATCGGCCAAATCCATCATCAAGgattgaaatagtgacattttaaAGCACAAGATGATTTAATAATGGGAATCTAAAACATCTCCCCGAAGATTGGCTGGTATGTTTTGGTaagcaaaatacaaaagatACAGACAATGGGGTCTTAATTGTTGAGGTTATTTGTTGTGGCCTAATTCTCATGTTTATATATGTTTCCACAGATACGATGAGCAATTTCAACACCTCTCTGGCCATAGGCTGCCAACTATACTGTTACAGAGATCCGAGAATGTACTGCAATGACCAGGGAGAGGAAATAAGCCCAAGATTCCAGTGCACGCCGTGTAGCGATGTCTGTCCTCGACCGGGGGTTAATATAGACATTTCTCAAGTCTCTTTCACCTGCCTGGACAAATGCCTAAGTAAGCATGATTTAATACATTTAGAAAACTTGGTTATGTAGATGTAAGTTACAATTTCTATAGGTAAGGGTGATCTACAAATATCAGAGAAGCGAACGGAACAAATTTATATAGATCGGTCATGCAGATAGAAATAATATATTTAGCTTATAAAGATAACAGTTTATGACAGCcaatttaaaagaaataacgTCTGGAGATTGTCATAACGTATGCTCTTATCTCATCGCAAGTGTACAAACACATCATTCATAATCATTCCCTTCTGTTCATGTGACGTGCACGTGACACATTTATATTGTCGGTCAATTGGCGTTCATATAACGGATCAggtcataaaattttaaaaatccgACTTGatacaaaataatgcaaaagtTAAGCAAATATAGTTACGACCAAATTGGCGAAGTTAAAAATGGTATTACTTAAATCAAGTGTAAAGCTTCTCGTGTGTTAACGGTATAATGCTAGTTGTTAAAGTAATAATCTTGTGTATTCCCCCTTGACTTTAATGACTTTATTTCCTATCCTGCAGCTTATCTTCAACTGCCACCTGAAGGTGagtaacacacacacaaactgtaTGTAACCTATAATTAGGTAGACCACATCGCATAATATGATAGAATCGTTCAACTAAGTAGGCAACTTACTGACTTGTTGAGGAGTTTTCATGACAGCTAAAATCGACACTATATACACAGTAAAGAGCATTTCAAAAGCCCCTAAATCATCGCAGGACATTTGACGTAATGTCGACGTATTCACTTTATTTCAAGGGTTCTTCGAAAAGTACCAAGACAGAGTCATGCTGACGCTGTGTGTGGTTGTATCTGTACTAGTAATTGTCGTATTTCTTCAGCTGCTGATCAAGTTTATCAAATCAAGATTAAAGCGAAAAGGTAAAAACATATTCCTTTTACTCTTATCATCACGACACTTACAGTTTGGTCTTTCCATGGCACACCATAGGCTCAGTTAAGTACAGCGATATGATATGGTACGATGATATGATATGGTATTGTAGTCAACGTTAACAAAGGAGCTACTcggaaaataaaaataccgtcaatgacgctgtaccttctctaatgtgtggccaggtcaggtaattggttgttggcatggagttgttggtaaatagctgatgatgtaggggcatgaggtgggatatggacccaaagaacccaaaagatgattaaatacatcaatcaaaaaaaattctaagctacagtataaactgcctaaagatagttcaatgtggaaaaaaagttcaataattcagaaataagaattaacagtccaaaatagtaatgacgcacttccctactgacctgagtgcatgtgaaatacacaacctggcatctgcaaattaaatgtataccaagtgatcattttaagttacttttaactgttttaatggattttccaaagagtcctgtggaaatgatgaaaaacgcttatctgatcttgtgtttgtaaaacctcatggctgataattgtcatagtattgaaaaaaaattgaaagtgaagaaattactgtttttaataggcatattttccttgaaatacatgaccgtgtaaatgtaaagaatatgtgctaaaagtgtttaagagtaaatttcttttcaaaaaataatttaatctgtgaccaaaggatttttattctttgagtttacaaattcaaacattgcaatttgttcaatcatcttattcagtgcaaaatttataaaatgactgaaaaataaaagattggcagaattacagtctttgtgatgtaaaattatgggtgacatcacgataactgttaatctgttcaaagtactactatactataatttaaaaaagaaaagttcatgcagaaatggtaacatatattgtccgcaatgtagtgttaattttgactttacatcaaaatatgcctttgctggataccaaatatatagggcgaaatattaaaatcagccatgttcagcaaaatccacacaacagcattgatccttttctaatttgatttgctttgcttatgttatccttgtatgacagtcagtacaatatggaacttgaacacaacacagtgaataagtatgctgtaaatgaaatggtgtggctgcatccacatgcagcaataggagtgcctttgtctctcacccctcatttccaacctgtcccatccctgaaaaaatagtttggtcttatatttataatattaataatttctgtatttgttaaaatgtgcgcatctcaaaaacttttcatcataaacattttcattgttttttatagctgaccagtcagttaacctgtttattttgaatatttgcgcatttttcctcagtatttgacattttcagaataccttcttattcaatttgtcattttctaaaagtttaaatgctcctttgtgtggtcaagctttccacaagcatcaaatgtggtacttcatataggaaggtctgcctctagagggcgggcatcatgaacagtgttctttagttatttcctccacataaacttctgattgtactgtaaacattgaacatggccgacgtccgattttcctgtctaaaactttcactcattttcgttcatatgactctgaaactccaggaaacgattgggaagaaagagttatcttgaaatattgaggtactcgccgatattttgcaaaatttaatgagaaaaaatgcaaggaaaatgccgacaggcttacacaatgaccgttttcagactcagaggcatatgatcatctgcagattatgcaacaggcccatatcacgtgaggccatgaggggatatccacgcaactcagtaccaaacactagcgcacacagagtgagcaaacacaaagtgagtacccctaacgtcagctcagtagtctgtaatagatcgtagtcaactaagaaccttggagaaaggcttaacactgtggctatgccgctaagtccctttgatttttgtcacagctcaaaatcgttctcctacacctcaaccggaaccatgaacacccccaccagtttatgatatgacccaccacaatggcatgacgtatcttgacagacggaagtattgacagacggaagtagttgacaccagcatactggtttttcaactctaataccttctctgtctataaatagacacgagaaggtaataaaAAAGAATCTCCGGGGAGCAAGAAGTCAGATATGCAGTCCGGGTCACTTCCGAAAATTGGCGAAACTATACcgtaataatattgggttcctatatagcgcacatatccacaagtacatgtgatcaaggcgctttataattattattacccctggtcactggacctactatgataccactcaactccctggcagccaataagcgcagcacacacataacaacctctgtcctaccacactcctgggtggggagaaacaatgaggaataaagtgccttgctcaggacACAACATCATAGCCATGCCAGAgctcgaactcgccatcctttgatcatgagtccactgctctagcaaCTGGCCTATGATGCCACAATAATGTATTTTCgtatcattagccaatcagcgacCAGCGAGCCAccagtaaaaaatgtatttcctgGTAATCTCCACATGCGTTACATGTTAAGTACGCCATAATGTGTTGAACTCTACCTTGCAATACACTCCCCCACCGCACCATCCACATAAGTTTTTTAGATCCGTGtcaaagatattgtcagttGTATAAGAGCAGTTTTGCCAAAACACTTTACGTTGCTTATTTCATGGGAATGCGGATGTCGTTTGTGAAAATAACAATCAATCACGCCGTATTCTGTCACAAtctcgaacagttgtgtggccactctctCAAcacactctttcaaaatcgcgtactaAGTATGGCTCAGGCGACCCCATATATTGCTTTGATCCTCAGACtttggcttgaagtcctgcgaaatataaatcgtgtacctacacagatcgttcagaaaacCCCATTTGTATCAGAGATGGCAGTTATCAAAAATTCTACTCGAGAGAGATGAAGGAAATAAAGAAAGCGGTAATCGAAATGAATCGTTAATATCGTGGTTGCTGCTTTGTTTCATAGTCTTATTGTTTGTCAAAGTATTTTTGAAGAGCGTAGGATCATGTTCATCATAAAAGAAGTGCGAAGTTTTGGACTTTACGGCCAACACGAGGGCCGAAAGTAGCCGATAGTGATTCATATAAACCATGGCAAACCTTCAGTGACTGCAGTCTTATCTGTGACATAATCCGATAGGTGATTGGCTAATCGTGGAAataatattatggtatagcgtcgccaattttggaaatgaccctgactgatatatatatatatatatatatatatatatatatattatatatatatatatatatatatataagatgattttctattgaaaaggtccatatgtaaatttacacaCAGAATTAAACGAATTTTTCAAGATGAAAGAACCTTTTGTTTTAGTTAATTTATCGTCATCCTTTTTGCCATTACAGATCAAAGAGACATAGAGGTATCCCATGAGACCGGCACAAGATGCGTATCAACTAATGgcatgaaaattacaaacaatgtaaCTGTGAATAATGGACGTGAGTTAAGTTATATAATTTTTGTATCATGACAAACGCCGCTTGATTAACAGTGACTGCCTATTATAACATTTCGAAAAATACGTCGAATTTATGACAGTCAATATGACATCGCCGTTAACTGAAGAAGCTGTTCTTTCTCTACGGTTTGCGCTTGTGAACTAACGCTAAAGTGACTTTCAATCGCCATTTTATTCCTCTATtcaatgtttcatttattttacgTATGGTCGCGTAACTTCTTCCGGGGTGTTGTAGGGCCTAATATTGCTAGCATACTACCAAATTTGCCCCTCGCTTGCCAGAGGGGCCATTTTCGTAGGCACGCGAAAAATTAGATAATATGACATGGTTTCAAGTGCTATATTGTTACAATGCGATATTATCTTAAGATAGCGACACAACAGCTCGTTGTCGGAATTTTACGTCATTCCTTTGTCAAACATTCGTcagatatataatatttatttgaatatgatgacaagaattgtaaaagttcaaCCTAAAATGTCACTAATATGAACATATTACACATGTTCAGATGCACCAAAGATGGAGGACGAAACTCACAGGGGCTCTTCCGAATCCGTTGCATTGCTGGGTAATGGACGTGTGAATATGGAGCAAACAGGTAAATGTAAATGAATGAGTCTCACCACATTTGATGATGCAAAGAGAATGTTCGGCAAGCTGTCCACCCCCGTTTTACTTTTAAGATTGAAACGGCGCTTTATGACAATCAATAGTACcagaattgtatttttttaaaaatggatTTATCATTTTTCCTTAGATACAGCCCATGATCTTGTAGAGGAAACCCCTTCCTTCTCTAGCTCTCCTAGCATTACACATGGATTACCGGAGTCTGATACAAAGGCCACAGGACACGACAAGTCCACCGATGCACAGACTACTATGGAGTAAATGCCCAGTTTCAGCTCAAGGCAGTTTCATCAATCTGAACTGATAATAATGAAACTATTATCGAACTATCGAAACACGTTATTAT is a window from the Ptychodera flava strain L36383 chromosome 11, AS_Pfla_20210202, whole genome shotgun sequence genome containing:
- the LOC139143137 gene encoding uncharacterized protein; this encodes MLTLCVVVSVLVIVVFLQLLIKFIKSRLKRKDQRDIEVSHETGTRCVSTNGMKITNNVTVNNGHAPKMEDETHRGSSESVALLGNGRVNMEQTDTAHDLVEETPSFSSSPSITHGLPESDTKATGHDKSTDAQTTME